A region of Planctomycetota bacterium DNA encodes the following proteins:
- the queF gene encoding preQ(1) synthase, protein MPDPSLLQAFETPADAPFVVEHIAEEFTSVCPVTGHPDFGTVTIRFEPRGRGVGGLCVELKSLKLYLQGFRNEGIYYEAVTNRIRDDLARLMGPAWLLVRTDWRGRGGIRSIVRATHGEVPAPWAQ, encoded by the coding sequence ATGCCCGACCCCTCGCTGCTGCAGGCGTTCGAAACCCCCGCCGACGCTCCGTTCGTGGTCGAGCACATCGCCGAGGAGTTCACGAGCGTGTGCCCCGTGACGGGACACCCGGACTTTGGTACCGTGACGATCCGCTTCGAGCCGCGCGGGCGCGGCGTGGGCGGGCTGTGCGTGGAGCTCAAGAGTCTCAAGCTCTACCTGCAGGGCTTTCGCAACGAGGGGATCTACTACGAGGCCGTCACGAATCGGATCCGCGACGACCTGGCCCGCCTGATGGGCCCCGCCTGGCTGCTGGTGCGGACGGACTGGCGCGGGCGGGGCGGCATCCGGAGCATCGTCCGCGCGACGCACGGCGAGGTGCCGGCGCCGTGGGCGCAGTAG
- a CDS encoding HD domain-containing protein produces the protein MASVQSKGVPMNQARTYIADLGEPPQNLAGLFAIINKQLGTTRESRKYFLKCLIGDKTGQVPARMWTIDEPTYSSLPTDGFVRLEGQTQAYQGEIQLIISRIEAAEPTPEQMRELLPASTRPVGEMFEELVALLDTLQHPAMRALAKAYLDDAFLMDQFRTAPAAKSMHHAYLGGLLEHTLTLVKLATVVCPLYPKISRDIVVMGLFLHDLGKTRELVYDRAFSYTDRGELIGHIVDGAIMLHDKAQQVMREQGVRIPGNAMLVLQHIIVSHHGVPEFGAAKIPATPEAILVSQLDNLDAKTTMALAAARPDRAHAIDTGGNFTEKQWALDTKLFKPDPLG, from the coding sequence ATGGCCAGCGTGCAGAGCAAGGGTGTGCCCATGAATCAGGCGCGGACGTACATCGCGGACCTCGGCGAGCCGCCGCAGAACCTGGCGGGCCTCTTCGCGATCATCAACAAGCAGCTCGGCACCACGCGCGAGAGCCGCAAGTACTTCCTCAAGTGCCTGATCGGCGACAAGACCGGGCAGGTGCCGGCCCGCATGTGGACGATCGACGAGCCGACGTACTCGAGCCTGCCGACGGACGGGTTCGTGCGCCTGGAAGGGCAGACGCAGGCGTACCAGGGCGAGATCCAGCTCATCATCAGCCGCATCGAGGCGGCCGAGCCCACGCCCGAGCAGATGCGCGAGCTGCTCCCCGCCTCGACGCGTCCGGTGGGCGAGATGTTCGAGGAGTTGGTGGCCCTGCTCGACACGCTGCAGCACCCGGCGATGCGGGCGCTCGCCAAGGCGTACCTCGACGACGCGTTCCTGATGGACCAGTTCCGCACCGCGCCGGCGGCGAAGAGCATGCACCACGCGTACCTGGGCGGGCTGCTGGAGCACACGCTCACGCTCGTGAAACTGGCGACGGTGGTGTGCCCGCTGTACCCGAAGATCAGCCGCGACATCGTGGTGATGGGCCTGTTCCTGCACGACCTGGGCAAGACGCGCGAGCTGGTCTACGACCGGGCGTTCTCGTACACGGACCGGGGCGAGCTGATCGGGCACATCGTGGACGGCGCGATCATGCTGCACGACAAGGCGCAGCAGGTGATGCGCGAGCAGGGGGTGCGCATCCCCGGCAACGCGATGCTGGTGCTGCAGCACATCATCGTGTCGCACCACGGCGTGCCGGAGTTCGGGGCCGCCAAGATCCCCGCGACCCCCGAGGCCATCCTCGTGAGCCAGCTCGACAACCTGGACGCCAAGACCACGATGGCCCTGGCCGCCGCCCGCCCCGACCGGGCCCACGCCATCGACACCGGCGGCAACTTCACCGAAAAGCAGTGGGCGCTGGACACCAAGCTGTTCAAGCCGGATCCGCTGGGGTAA